The following coding sequences lie in one Desulfovibrio psychrotolerans genomic window:
- a CDS encoding 3-deoxy-D-manno-octulosonic acid transferase, with the protein MSALANTLLLKAYGALWTIARPVLRRHARLRNGLEQRMVPADWAVKTDIWIQAASGGEAYLVWELLRHLPEDNDHALLLTSCTAQGVEVLEKAHRWCREMRPRLSLQIRYFPFDQPALMQKALRMTSPRVVALMETELWPGLLAACKNNRVPVAVLNARMNTRSLAGYLATHSLWRSLRPDTVLAISEADARRFAALFGEQGVHVMHNMKFDRVTPPADETQGEEANPLLDTVIKAGTPLATFGSVREEEEQDVLHIIRRLREARPKTSIALIPRHIERVIPWEATLRNAGMEAVRRSTLDAPAAPGSLILWDEFGELNHVYALSRAVFVGGSLAPLGGQNFLEPLAHGIQPVIGPSYRNFAWAQDLITERMVHVMPDADAVFDQLLRNLKRPAPRDKVREQFTLWLHDRQGGSQSAVQALLSLLQ; encoded by the coding sequence ATGAGCGCACTGGCAAACACCCTGCTTCTCAAGGCATACGGGGCACTCTGGACCATTGCCCGCCCTGTTCTGCGCCGCCACGCGCGGCTGCGCAACGGGCTTGAGCAGCGCATGGTGCCCGCCGACTGGGCTGTAAAGACGGATATCTGGATTCAGGCCGCTTCCGGCGGCGAAGCCTATCTGGTGTGGGAGTTGCTCAGGCACCTGCCGGAAGACAACGACCACGCCCTGCTGCTCACTTCCTGCACGGCGCAGGGGGTGGAAGTGCTGGAAAAGGCGCACCGCTGGTGCCGTGAAATGCGCCCCCGGCTCAGCCTGCAGATACGCTACTTCCCCTTTGACCAGCCCGCGCTTATGCAAAAAGCCCTGCGCATGACCTCTCCCCGCGTTGTCGCCCTCATGGAAACCGAACTCTGGCCGGGGCTTCTGGCGGCGTGCAAGAACAATCGCGTGCCCGTTGCCGTGCTGAATGCCCGCATGAACACCCGCAGCCTTGCGGGCTACCTTGCCACACACTCGCTATGGCGTTCCCTGCGCCCGGACACCGTGCTTGCCATATCCGAGGCAGACGCCCGCCGCTTTGCCGCGCTGTTCGGAGAACAGGGTGTGCATGTCATGCACAACATGAAGTTTGACCGGGTAACCCCGCCAGCAGACGAAACGCAGGGAGAGGAAGCCAATCCCCTGCTGGACACGGTCATCAAAGCGGGCACGCCCCTCGCCACCTTCGGCTCCGTGCGGGAGGAAGAAGAGCAGGACGTGCTACACATCATCCGCCGTCTGCGTGAGGCGCGCCCCAAAACCAGCATAGCCCTCATCCCGCGCCACATAGAGCGGGTTATTCCGTGGGAAGCAACCCTGCGCAACGCCGGAATGGAAGCGGTGCGCCGCAGCACGCTGGATGCTCCCGCCGCGCCCGGCAGCCTTATCCTGTGGGACGAATTCGGCGAACTGAACCACGTTTACGCGCTTTCCCGCGCCGTTTTCGTGGGCGGCAGTCTGGCACCGCTGGGCGGACAGAATTTTCTGGAACCGCTGGCGCACGGCATTCAGCCCGTCATCGGCCCCTCATACAGGAACTTCGCGTGGGCGCAGGACCTGATCACGGAACGCATGGTGCATGTTATGCCCGATGCCGATGCCGTATTCGACCAGTTGCTCCGCAATCTCAAACGCCCCGCCCCGCGCGACAAAGTGCGGGAGCAGTTCACCCTCTGGCTGCACGACAGGCAGGGAGGCTCACAGTCCGCCGTACAGGCGCTTCTGTCTCTCCTGCAGTAG
- a CDS encoding HD domain-containing protein produces the protein MEKNRESQQACQPGQGNTRQNASGEGNTRQQYVCNGTDDKHLYDLVDPKDNARVLEEVALVASLLSLGGCEQPLTALHEDIVRLFSGRFPGYRRSTTKYHNLEHTCSVVLATARLLHGCVLDGVLRLSERDFLLCVMAAYFHDTGMIQEEGDTEGTGAKYTVGHEQRSIVFMERYLASHGYGEADIRSCADMIRCTILSLPPENIAFSVDGDSVLGCIVGAADLLAQMADRTYLEKLHLLFQEFEEAKLPGFSSEQELIMQTETFYTNVAKKRLEGGLKGLYTHMRSHFRERWGRDEDLYATSIEANIRYISDLANACRENPACYEELLRRRVGPK, from the coding sequence ATGGAAAAAAACCGAGAGTCCCAACAGGCCTGTCAGCCGGGACAGGGGAACACCCGCCAGAATGCTTCGGGAGAGGGCAACACCCGGCAGCAGTATGTCTGCAACGGCACGGACGACAAGCATCTCTATGATCTGGTGGACCCCAAGGATAACGCACGGGTGCTGGAAGAGGTGGCCCTTGTGGCCTCGCTGCTCTCGCTGGGCGGGTGCGAACAGCCTCTGACCGCCCTGCACGAAGACATAGTGCGTCTGTTCAGCGGCCGTTTTCCCGGCTACAGGCGCAGTACGACAAAATATCACAATCTGGAACACACCTGCTCGGTGGTGCTGGCCACGGCGCGGCTGCTGCATGGGTGCGTACTGGACGGAGTTCTGCGTCTTTCGGAGCGCGATTTTTTACTCTGCGTCATGGCGGCTTACTTTCATGACACGGGCATGATTCAGGAAGAAGGCGATACGGAAGGCACGGGGGCCAAGTATACGGTCGGGCACGAACAGCGCAGCATTGTATTCATGGAGCGCTATCTGGCCTCGCACGGGTACGGCGAGGCAGACATCCGTTCCTGCGCAGACATGATCCGCTGTACCATCCTGAGTCTGCCGCCGGAGAACATCGCCTTTTCCGTTGATGGAGACAGTGTGCTCGGGTGCATTGTGGGTGCGGCCGATCTGCTGGCGCAGATGGCGGACCGCACCTATCTGGAAAAGCTGCACCTGCTGTTTCAGGAATTCGAGGAAGCCAAGCTGCCCGGCTTTTCGTCCGAGCAGGAGCTTATCATGCAGACCGAAACATTCTATACCAACGTGGCCAAGAAGCGGCTGGAAGGCGGCCTTAAGGGGCTGTATACGCATATGCGCAGCCACTTCAGGGAACGCTGGGGCCGGGACGAAGACCTGTACGCCACGTCCATTGAGGCCAACATCCGGTATATAAGCGACCTTGCCAATGCCTGCCGCGAAAACCCCGCATGCTACGAAGAACTGCTGCGGCGCAGAGTCGGGCCGAAGTAG
- a CDS encoding TRAP transporter large permease produces MESLIQDPALWAVLLFVTPLLLRVPIAVALGGAALAVAYRWDLGYEMLSYNIYAGVAKFPLLAIPFFILAGIIMERAGIAARIVDLMKALVGSMTGGLGIATVAVATFWGAVSGSGPATVAALGLILIPGMACAGYDKRFATAVVSVTSGLAIVIPPSIAFIVYGGVANVSVPALFAAGFIPGILVALCLAGSVWLTSWRHGYRGSCGPGEEPARVWPALRRAFWGVMTPVIILGGIYGGVFTPTEAAAVAVFYGLFVGVFVYRTIRSVRELFEIFAATMHGTAVVMIVVTCAGLFSWVGATVGLVEKGSAVLLGASDSQWVILFMINAILLLAGMVLDAISIYYVFLPVMLPLIHHFGWDPIWFGVMMTVNLAVGQVTPPVAVNLYVGANISGLTMEEIARPALPLIFAALIALAFIVAFPDLSTFLPRLLGLE; encoded by the coding sequence ATGGAATCACTCATACAAGACCCCGCCCTGTGGGCCGTGCTGCTTTTTGTTACCCCGCTCCTGCTGCGCGTGCCCATTGCCGTGGCCCTTGGCGGGGCGGCGCTGGCCGTGGCCTATCGCTGGGACCTAGGATACGAGATGCTCTCGTACAACATCTACGCCGGAGTGGCCAAGTTCCCGCTGCTGGCCATCCCCTTCTTCATTCTCGCGGGCATTATCATGGAACGGGCGGGCATTGCCGCACGCATTGTGGACCTGATGAAGGCGCTTGTTGGGTCCATGACGGGCGGTTTGGGTATTGCCACGGTGGCAGTGGCCACCTTCTGGGGCGCAGTAAGCGGCTCCGGGCCTGCCACGGTGGCTGCGCTGGGACTCATACTCATTCCGGGCATGGCGTGCGCGGGATATGACAAGCGGTTCGCCACGGCGGTGGTTTCCGTCACGTCCGGGCTGGCTATTGTCATTCCGCCCAGCATCGCCTTTATCGTTTACGGGGGTGTTGCCAACGTCTCTGTGCCCGCCCTGTTTGCGGCAGGATTCATCCCCGGCATTCTGGTGGCCCTGTGCCTTGCCGGGTCGGTATGGCTCACAAGCTGGCGGCACGGCTACCGGGGCAGCTGCGGGCCGGGAGAAGAACCGGCGCGCGTATGGCCTGCGCTCCGCCGCGCCTTCTGGGGCGTGATGACTCCGGTGATCATCCTCGGCGGTATATACGGCGGCGTATTCACTCCCACGGAGGCAGCGGCCGTGGCCGTATTCTACGGATTATTCGTGGGCGTTTTCGTCTACCGGACCATCCGGTCCGTGAGGGAACTCTTTGAGATTTTCGCCGCCACGATGCACGGCACTGCCGTGGTGATGATTGTTGTCACCTGCGCGGGGCTGTTCTCATGGGTGGGGGCGACAGTGGGACTTGTGGAAAAAGGTTCCGCCGTGCTGCTTGGTGCTTCAGACAGCCAATGGGTCATCCTGTTCATGATCAATGCCATTCTGCTGCTGGCGGGCATGGTACTGGATGCCATTTCCATCTATTACGTCTTTCTGCCCGTCATGCTGCCGCTTATCCACCACTTCGGGTGGGACCCCATATGGTTCGGGGTGATGATGACGGTGAACCTCGCCGTGGGTCAGGTAACGCCGCCCGTGGCAGTGAACCTGTACGTAGGCGCGAACATCAGCGGCCTTACCATGGAAGAAATTGCCAGACCGGCTCTGCCGCTTATCTTTGCCGCGCTTATCGCGCTGGCTTTCATCGTGGCGTTTCCGGACCTCTCCACCTTCCTGCCGCGGCTTCTGGGGCTTGAATGA
- a CDS encoding TRAP transporter small permease: protein MFKFIWDRFEELLGSLLLFVMVAIAFANVVTRYCIKMSLSWTEEITVNLFVWVVLLGTAYAFRKDNHLSVTLLHDAMPPWAQRACRAFSLIVCVGFFAALCWLGMVEVRDEMDLEVITESLAIPVWWYTVATPAFSLLIIVRILERAWQDLRNGRL from the coding sequence ATGTTCAAATTCATATGGGATCGTTTCGAGGAACTGCTGGGCTCACTCCTGCTCTTCGTCATGGTAGCCATTGCCTTTGCCAACGTCGTCACCCGCTACTGCATCAAAATGTCTCTTTCATGGACGGAAGAGATCACCGTAAACCTGTTCGTATGGGTAGTTCTTCTCGGCACAGCTTATGCCTTTCGCAAAGACAACCATCTGAGCGTCACCCTGCTGCACGATGCCATGCCGCCATGGGCGCAACGGGCCTGCCGTGCGTTCTCGCTCATCGTATGCGTCGGTTTCTTTGCCGCCCTGTGCTGGCTGGGCATGGTGGAAGTGCGCGACGAGATGGATCTGGAGGTCATCACCGAGTCGCTTGCCATTCCGGTATGGTGGTACACTGTGGCAACCCCCGCCTTCTCGCTGCTCATCATCGTGCGCATTCTGGAACGCGCATGGCAAGACCTGCGTAACGGCAGGCTGTAG
- the hypE gene encoding hydrogenase expression/formation protein HypE gives MSKSPLADTLSEKTLLLDHGSGGHASSRLIGNLFFRHFDNPILNAMNDAARLDMCGPISMSTDSYTVDPLFFPGGDIGTLAVHGTVNDVAMMGARPRYLSCGFILEEGLPMETLERIVVSMAAAASEAGVVIVTGDTKVVPRGAVDKVFINTTGLGEIIADPAPAGNCARPGDAVLVSGTMGDHGLTVLSGREGLNFSTDIRSDSAPLNHMVEALVTQVGDIHVLRDPTRGGLATTLNEIAGQSGVVIHMREADVPVRESVRNGCSFLGLDPLYLANEGKLICILPQEKAQAALELMRSMPYGENAVQVGTVRDAADGPGKAGQVVLETPLGGHRLLGMLEGEQLPRIC, from the coding sequence ATGAGCAAATCTCCCCTTGCAGATACCCTTTCTGAAAAGACACTTCTCCTGGACCACGGCAGCGGCGGGCACGCTTCCAGCCGTCTCATCGGCAACCTGTTCTTCAGGCATTTCGACAACCCTATCCTTAACGCCATGAATGATGCGGCACGGCTGGACATGTGCGGTCCCATTTCCATGAGCACGGACAGCTACACCGTGGACCCGCTGTTCTTTCCCGGCGGCGACATAGGCACCCTTGCCGTGCACGGCACGGTGAATGATGTGGCCATGATGGGCGCGCGTCCCAGATACCTTTCCTGCGGGTTCATTCTGGAAGAAGGGCTGCCCATGGAGACGCTGGAGCGTATTGTGGTCTCCATGGCCGCGGCAGCCAGCGAAGCGGGGGTGGTTATCGTTACCGGCGACACCAAGGTGGTGCCGCGCGGTGCGGTGGACAAGGTGTTTATCAACACCACGGGGCTGGGCGAGATTATTGCCGACCCGGCCCCTGCGGGCAACTGCGCCCGTCCCGGCGATGCGGTGCTTGTTTCCGGCACCATGGGCGACCATGGGCTGACGGTGCTCTCCGGCCGCGAAGGGCTGAATTTTTCCACGGATATCCGCAGCGACTCCGCCCCGCTGAACCACATGGTGGAGGCGCTGGTAACGCAGGTGGGCGATATCCATGTGCTGCGCGACCCCACACGGGGCGGGCTGGCTACCACACTCAACGAGATAGCGGGGCAGTCCGGCGTGGTCATTCACATGCGGGAAGCCGATGTCCCCGTGCGTGAGTCCGTGCGGAACGGTTGCTCGTTCCTTGGTCTGGACCCTTTGTATCTTGCCAACGAGGGCAAGCTTATCTGCATTTTGCCGCAGGAAAAGGCGCAGGCTGCGCTGGAGTTGATGCGCTCCATGCCCTACGGGGAGAACGCGGTGCAGGTGGGCACCGTGCGCGATGCGGCAGACGGGCCGGGCAAGGCCGGGCAGGTGGTGCTGGAAACGCCCCTGGGCGGGCACAGGCTGCTGGGCATGCTGGAAGGTGAGCAGTTGCCGCGCATCTGCTGA
- a CDS encoding HDIG domain-containing metalloprotein, with the protein MNRHPRTPRPALYHDSTPPLRFANSPQWQVPDAACCRSLWNKYAMPDHIRHHSEHVAAVAEFVARTGADMGLAVHVPSVIACALLHDIAKSYTIVHGGNHSQLGASIVMQECGNPHVAQGVLHHVHWPWQLDVDAWFLPLCIIYADKRVMHDRVVALDERFDDLNVRYGKTERIRQRIHESYVQSVAIETAFSRRMGTPLHAYSLDSGRMVQRT; encoded by the coding sequence ATGAACCGCCATCCACGCACGCCGCGTCCGGCCCTTTATCATGACAGCACTCCGCCCCTGCGCTTTGCCAACAGCCCGCAGTGGCAGGTGCCTGATGCTGCCTGCTGCCGCAGCCTGTGGAACAAATACGCCATGCCAGACCACATCCGCCACCACAGCGAGCATGTGGCCGCTGTAGCGGAGTTTGTGGCGCGCACCGGTGCGGATATGGGCCTTGCCGTCCACGTACCGAGCGTCATTGCCTGCGCCCTGCTGCACGACATTGCCAAATCCTACACCATCGTCCACGGGGGCAACCATTCACAGCTGGGGGCCAGCATTGTCATGCAGGAATGCGGCAACCCCCATGTGGCGCAGGGCGTGCTGCACCATGTACACTGGCCGTGGCAGCTGGACGTGGACGCATGGTTTCTGCCGCTGTGCATCATCTACGCGGACAAACGCGTCATGCATGACCGCGTGGTGGCCCTTGACGAACGGTTCGACGATCTGAACGTGCGCTACGGCAAAACGGAACGCATCCGCCAGCGCATCCATGAATCCTATGTTCAGTCGGTTGCCATAGAAACAGCTTTCAGCAGAAGAATGGGGACACCTCTTCATGCGTATTCTCTTGATAGCGGGCGGATGGTCCAGCGAACGTGA
- the trpB gene encoding tryptophan synthase subunit beta has product MTTVSPAMPDAAGFFGQYGGQYVPEPLKPILDTLAQAFETYRNDPEFLREFNYYLKHFSGRETPVYLCSNLTKALGGAKIYLKREDLNHLGAHKVNNTIGQILLAKRMGKKKIIAETGAGQHGVATAATAALMGMECTIYMGAVDVERQKLNVFRMQMMGAKVVAAQSGQKTLKEAVDEALGAWVQDAEETFYLLGSAVGPHPYPAIVREFQSVVGREAKRQMREAEGRLPDYCVACVGGGSNAIGLFADFIDEPGVKLVGVEPSGRGLEYGQHAATLCLGEPGVMHGFRSYMLKDPQGEPAEVYSISAGLDYPSVGPEHAFLKDAGRAEYVHASDAEAMDAFFMLSRMEGIIPALESSHALAHAIRLAPTLGRESIILVNLSGRGDKDVAQVESMVTEGTVVPPAMLKR; this is encoded by the coding sequence ATGACTACCGTATCCCCCGCTATGCCGGACGCCGCAGGGTTCTTTGGCCAGTACGGCGGGCAGTATGTGCCCGAACCGCTCAAGCCCATTCTGGATACGCTGGCGCAGGCGTTTGAAACATATCGGAACGACCCGGAGTTCCTCAGGGAATTCAATTACTATCTCAAGCATTTTTCGGGACGCGAAACGCCGGTGTATCTGTGCTCCAACCTTACAAAAGCACTGGGCGGTGCCAAGATATATCTCAAGCGGGAAGACCTGAACCACCTTGGCGCGCACAAGGTGAACAACACCATCGGGCAGATACTGCTTGCGAAGCGCATGGGCAAAAAGAAGATCATTGCCGAGACGGGAGCCGGTCAGCACGGGGTTGCCACGGCGGCCACGGCGGCGCTTATGGGCATGGAATGCACCATCTATATGGGGGCCGTGGATGTGGAGCGGCAGAAGCTGAACGTGTTCCGCATGCAGATGATGGGAGCCAAGGTTGTGGCCGCCCAGAGCGGGCAGAAAACGTTGAAGGAAGCCGTGGACGAAGCGCTGGGCGCATGGGTGCAGGATGCGGAAGAAACGTTCTACCTGCTGGGTTCCGCCGTGGGGCCGCATCCGTATCCTGCTATCGTGCGTGAATTTCAGTCGGTGGTGGGGCGTGAGGCCAAACGGCAGATGCGCGAGGCAGAGGGGCGTCTGCCGGACTACTGCGTAGCCTGCGTGGGCGGCGGCTCCAATGCCATAGGCCTGTTTGCAGATTTTATTGATGAACCGGGGGTGAAGCTGGTGGGAGTGGAACCCTCCGGGCGCGGGCTTGAATATGGCCAGCATGCGGCCACGCTGTGCCTTGGCGAGCCGGGAGTGATGCACGGATTCCGCTCCTACATGCTCAAAGACCCGCAGGGAGAACCGGCAGAGGTCTATTCCATTTCGGCAGGGCTGGACTATCCCAGCGTGGGCCCGGAGCACGCATTCCTCAAGGATGCAGGGCGGGCCGAGTACGTGCATGCAAGCGATGCCGAGGCCATGGACGCCTTCTTCATGCTTTCGCGCATGGAGGGGATTATCCCTGCGCTGGAATCTTCGCACGCCTTGGCTCATGCCATTCGCCTTGCTCCCACGCTGGGCAGAGAGAGTATCATATTGGTGAACCTCTCCGGCCGGGGCGATAAGGATGTGGCACAGGTGGAATCTATGGTTACAGAAGGGACTGTGGTTCCTCCTGCCATGCTGAAACGATGA
- a CDS encoding D-alanine--D-alanine ligase family protein: MRILLIAGGWSSERDVSLSGARGIEKALLTLGHTATRFDPATSMDGLLEAACAHDFAFINLHGSPGEDGLVQAMLDAAGCPYQGSGPAGSFLALNKAVAKQIFVRHGLPTPPWVFLPSHPAPGWQPDLAYPLFVKSNVGGSSLGLSRVDDPSQLPAALDAVFAMGDEAIVEPAVTGVEVTCGVLGDEALPPVLILPESGAGFFDYKAKYTPGAAREICPAPIAPEATEQVMHMAMVAHRALGLAGYSRADFILGPDGELHLLEVNTLPGMTETSLLPQEAAAIGLNFEALIDRLITLGLEAFREKTA; encoded by the coding sequence ATGCGTATTCTCTTGATAGCGGGCGGATGGTCCAGCGAACGTGACGTTTCCCTGTCCGGTGCCCGCGGCATAGAAAAAGCCCTGCTCACGCTCGGCCACACCGCTACCCGGTTCGACCCCGCCACCTCGATGGACGGCCTTCTGGAGGCCGCCTGCGCCCACGACTTCGCCTTCATAAACCTGCACGGCTCTCCCGGAGAGGACGGACTGGTACAGGCCATGCTGGACGCCGCAGGCTGCCCGTATCAGGGGTCCGGCCCCGCCGGTTCCTTTCTTGCGCTGAACAAAGCCGTGGCCAAGCAGATATTTGTGCGCCACGGCCTGCCCACGCCGCCGTGGGTGTTCCTGCCCTCGCACCCGGCCCCCGGCTGGCAGCCCGACCTTGCTTACCCCCTGTTCGTCAAATCCAATGTGGGCGGTTCCAGCCTAGGACTCTCCCGGGTGGATGATCCTTCGCAACTGCCCGCCGCGCTGGACGCCGTGTTCGCCATGGGCGACGAGGCCATTGTGGAACCCGCCGTCACCGGCGTGGAAGTCACCTGCGGAGTGCTGGGGGATGAAGCCCTGCCCCCCGTCCTTATCCTGCCGGAAAGCGGCGCAGGCTTTTTCGACTACAAAGCCAAATACACCCCCGGTGCGGCGCGGGAGATTTGCCCTGCCCCCATTGCGCCGGAAGCCACGGAACAAGTAATGCATATGGCCATGGTCGCGCACCGTGCACTGGGCCTTGCGGGTTACAGCCGGGCGGACTTCATCCTCGGGCCTGACGGGGAACTGCACCTGCTGGAGGTGAACACCCTGCCGGGCATGACCGAAACAAGCCTGCTGCCGCAGGAAGCAGCGGCCATAGGGCTGAACTTCGAGGCGCTCATAGACCGCCTCATAACCTTGGGCCTTGAGGCCTTCCGGGAGAAGACGGCATGA
- the hypD gene encoding hydrogenase formation protein HypD — MNIADSFRDPALCKGLLARLHEELDRPLRFMEVCGTHTVAIFQSGLRPLLPEGITHLSGPGCPVCVTHESEVAAFLDLAGREGIILATFGDLMRVPGPKGRNLKLAQAEGARVEIVYSPVDALQLAAKNPGDTVVFLGVGFETTAPTVAGTVMMAKAQGLRNFKVLCFHKLVPPALRVLLDDPECAIDSFLLPGHVSTVLGLEPYQFVAGKYGTPGVITGFDPVDILESLLIMVEQRKSGDYRIVNQYRRAVADSGNARAREVMFGVFETADALWRGVGRIPESGLVFREDYASFDALQALGVTVQEAPPTPGCKCGEVLKGKMQPVDCPLFGKGCTPAKPVGPCMVSTEGSCAAYYKYSV; from the coding sequence GTGAATATAGCTGATTCCTTCAGGGACCCTGCCCTTTGTAAAGGTCTTCTTGCCCGTCTCCATGAGGAACTGGACCGCCCCTTGCGGTTCATGGAAGTGTGCGGCACCCACACCGTTGCCATTTTTCAGAGCGGGCTGCGTCCGCTGCTGCCTGAGGGCATAACCCATCTTTCCGGTCCGGGCTGCCCCGTGTGCGTGACCCACGAGAGCGAGGTGGCGGCGTTTCTGGATCTTGCGGGGCGCGAGGGCATTATCCTTGCCACCTTCGGCGACCTGATGCGCGTACCCGGCCCCAAGGGGCGTAATCTCAAGCTGGCGCAGGCAGAGGGCGCACGGGTGGAGATTGTGTATTCCCCCGTGGATGCGTTGCAGCTTGCCGCAAAGAATCCCGGAGACACCGTGGTGTTTCTCGGGGTGGGCTTTGAGACCACGGCTCCCACGGTGGCGGGCACGGTGATGATGGCCAAGGCGCAGGGGTTGCGCAATTTCAAGGTGCTCTGTTTTCACAAGCTGGTTCCCCCTGCGCTTCGCGTACTGCTGGACGACCCGGAATGCGCCATTGACAGCTTTCTTCTTCCGGGGCACGTGTCCACCGTGCTGGGGCTGGAACCGTATCAGTTCGTGGCGGGAAAATACGGCACGCCCGGTGTGATTACGGGGTTTGACCCTGTGGATATTCTGGAATCGCTGCTCATCATGGTGGAGCAGCGTAAATCCGGCGATTACCGCATTGTGAACCAGTACAGGCGCGCTGTTGCCGATTCGGGCAATGCGCGGGCGCGCGAGGTGATGTTCGGCGTTTTTGAAACCGCAGATGCCCTGTGGCGCGGCGTGGGCCGCATTCCGGAAAGCGGGCTGGTGTTCCGCGAGGACTATGCGTCGTTCGACGCGTTGCAGGCCCTTGGCGTGACGGTGCAGGAAGCCCCGCCCACTCCCGGCTGCAAGTGCGGTGAGGTGCTGAAGGGCAAGATGCAGCCTGTGGACTGTCCGCTCTTCGGCAAGGGCTGTACCCCGGCAAAGCCCGTGGGGCCGTGCATGGTCTCCACCGAGGGCAGTTGCGCCGCCTACTACAAATATTCGGTATAA
- a CDS encoding DctP family TRAP transporter solute-binding subunit, with product MNRFASLALAVLILAFFALPALAGTKGDYKPEYKLSVVPGPTSGWGLSATYFADLVAQRTEGRIVIKPYFGSQLLAGKQTSEFLMVRNGAIDFALASTINWSPQVKELNLTALPFMLAAEPDRYKALDAIETGASGKMMIEAIEGKGVKIIGWGENGFRELTNSKRPVSAPEDMKDLKIRVVGSPIFIDTFRALGANPVNMNWAEATTGFQQGVVDGQENPVNGICIPVKIWTYHTYLTDWNYIVDPLLLGVNPKVWSSFSPEDQQILLECAQLAERYGKAIARVGMDNGESLAYLQEIGMAPEVADPFAFLAEKGMTVIRLTPEQSKAFHDATAPVRANWIPQIGEGLVQAAEADMASVR from the coding sequence ATGAACAGATTCGCCTCTCTCGCGCTTGCAGTCCTCATCCTTGCCTTTTTCGCGCTTCCTGCCCTTGCCGGGACCAAAGGCGACTACAAGCCGGAATACAAGCTCAGCGTGGTTCCCGGTCCCACCTCCGGCTGGGGACTTTCTGCCACCTATTTTGCCGATCTGGTCGCCCAACGCACGGAAGGGCGCATTGTCATCAAGCCCTATTTCGGCAGTCAGCTTCTGGCGGGTAAGCAGACGTCCGAATTCCTTATGGTACGCAACGGGGCCATAGATTTCGCCCTTGCCTCCACCATCAACTGGTCTCCGCAGGTAAAGGAGCTGAACCTGACCGCCCTGCCCTTCATGCTCGCTGCGGAACCGGACCGCTACAAGGCACTGGACGCCATTGAAACCGGTGCATCCGGCAAGATGATGATCGAGGCCATAGAGGGCAAGGGCGTGAAGATCATCGGCTGGGGAGAAAACGGCTTCCGCGAACTGACCAACAGCAAGCGCCCCGTTTCTGCCCCCGAAGATATGAAAGACCTGAAGATACGAGTGGTGGGCAGCCCCATCTTCATAGACACCTTCCGCGCACTGGGAGCCAACCCGGTGAACATGAACTGGGCAGAAGCCACCACCGGCTTTCAGCAGGGCGTGGTGGACGGACAGGAGAACCCGGTGAACGGCATCTGCATTCCCGTTAAAATCTGGACCTACCACACCTATCTCACCGACTGGAACTACATTGTAGACCCGCTTCTTCTGGGCGTTAACCCCAAGGTATGGTCCTCCTTCAGCCCTGAGGACCAGCAGATTCTGCTGGAATGCGCGCAGCTGGCAGAACGCTACGGCAAGGCTATTGCCCGCGTGGGCATGGATAACGGCGAATCGCTCGCCTATTTGCAGGAGATAGGCATGGCACCGGAAGTGGCCGACCCGTTCGCCTTTCTGGCTGAGAAGGGTATGACGGTAATCAGACTCACCCCTGAACAGTCCAAGGCGTTCCATGACGCCACTGCGCCGGTGCGCGCAAACTGGATACCGCAGATTGGTGAAGGGCTTGTGCAGGCCGCAGAGGCCGATATGGCTTCCGTTCGCTGA